The DNA segment TCGCCATAAACTGTTCGGCACCCTGCTCCCTTTGGTTTTCTTCTTCCATTCCCAAACCTTAGGCTACGGCTATCAGCAGATCTTCAGCCTGACGTTGTTACTTATCTTCCTCACCGGCCTGTTCAATCTCCAAATCGTCACAATCTACAAGCCTTGGTACAGGCCGGTGTGGATAAGTGCCCATGTCGGATTGTCTATGGCGTTGTTGCTGCTCATGACGTACCACGTCTACATAAACTACGCCTTTAAGTAGGGACAGGGTTTGCTGCCTGGCGACCGCCTCGGTGGGTCCTGCGCTTTTCCTTCATTGGCTTTGGGTAGGAGAAAAGGGCGCTCTTCATGAGGAATTTCGCGTTCGCCTCACACCGAAGCGCGGACGCGTCCCGTCGCAGGGCTTAGCCTGAATCGAATAAAACAATGTCCAGAAAAGCCTCCCTGGAGATCATTGGCCTACCCTCCTTTCTCTTAAAAGAAGGGATACCACTTTACCTTCAGGGTGGTACACTTTTCGTTACCGCTTTCGGTACATTATCGCATTACCGGTGGCAACTATGCGAGGTCAATTGGAACTCTTGCATTTATCAGCACTTACGGAATAGGTGGTGGGCCGTGTTGGAATTGAACCAACGACCCGCTGATTAAGAGTCAGCTGCTCTACCAACTGAGCTAACGGCCCCACAAAAACAGCGATTAGCGATTAGCCATCAGCAAGTTACGGTAAACACCCCCGGATTCTTCCTGATGGCTGATAGCTCTCATACTAGTGCGCCCAGGGAGACTCGAACTCCCGACCTACTGCTTAGAAGGCAGCCGCTCTATCCGGCTGAGCTATGGGCGCCTCCTCAAGTAGTCATCAGCAATCAGCTTTCAGCGAGGCGCGCAAAGCATCTCCTAATCTTTCCTGAACGCTGATGGCTGATGGCTGTTATCGTGGTGCGCCCAGGGAGATTCGAACTCCCGACCTACGGATTCGAAGTCCGGCGCTCTATCCAGCTGAGCTATGGGCGCAAGAGAACAGGGTATAGGGGTTAGACCCTCTACTCTTGACCCTAAACCCTTTTTTATGGGGTGAACGAAGGGACTCGAACCCTCAACCCCTGGAGCCACAGTCCAGTGCTCTGCCATTGAGCTACGCTCACCATACGAACCGCACAGGGTATAGGGTATAGAAAACGGAACCCATTCTAACCCACCGCCTCAATCCCTACACCCTAGACCCTCTACCCTAAACCCTATTTCGTGGTGCGCCTGGCCCGATTTGAACGGGCGGCCCACGGCTTCGGAGGCCGTTGCTCTATCCGGGCTGAGCTACAGGCGCGCAAGACCAGGGTATAGCGTTTAGGGTATAGGATGTAAAGGTACTCCGCAGCAATCCCGTCTCGTCCCTACACCCTAGACCTTCTACCCTAAACCCCATTTCGTGGTCGGGGCGAGAGGATTTGAACCTCCGACTCCCTGCTCCCAAAGCAGGTGCGCTACCAGGCTGCGCCACGCCCCGTCATCCATCTTTCCCAACTCCAGCCGCCGACATCAACCTTCGATCGGCTTAAGCCGCAGTAAGCGAGAGGCGCCGTAACAACGGTTTTGTTTTCTCGATGGCACGCGCACGATGGCTGATTCCATTCTTGACGTCCGGTGGAAGCGCGGCCATCGTTACGCCAAAGTCAGGGACGATAAAAATAGGATCGTAGCCAAACCCACTATTGCCGTAGGGAGCCTCAGCGATGCTCCCGTAACAACTCCCATGAAAGATAGACAACTCTCCTCCTGGTCCGGCCACGGCCACCCCACACTGAAAATGCGCCCCCCGCCGCTGGAGAGGCATCCCATCCAGTAACTCAAGGATGCGCTGATTACGCTCTTGATCAGTGGCTGTCACACAGAGATAGCGGCCAGAGTGAACCCCGGGCTGCCCTCCGAGAGCGTCTACCTCGATACCGGAATCATCCGCGAGAGCCCAGTAACCGCTGAACTCTGCGGCTGCCTTTGCCTTGGCAGCGGCGTTCTCCGCGTACGTAACGCCGGACTCGACCGACGGAATATACCCGTGAAGCGAGGCGAGCGACAAAAAAGAAATCCTCAGATCGCTGAGGATGGCTATGATTTCCTGAAGCTTTCCTACGTTTGCCGTAGCCAACACCACCTGCATTCTAGAAACCTCGCCCCCCGATGTCAAGCTACATCTTTAGGCCGTCTTCAGGCTGTTGAGATCAGATCCCAAAAGTTGGCGTTGAAGATCAACGAGCCTGTCGATGCCTTGCGTCGCCAGGTGGAGCATCTGGTCTAACTGGGCCTTGTCGAAGGGAACCTCCTCGGCGGTCCCTTGGATCTCGACGAACTTTCCGGAGCCTGTCATCACCACATTCATATCAACCTCTGCCATGGAGTCTTCGGCATAGTTGAGGTCCAGCAAGAGCTCTCCATCCACATACCCGACGCTCACACCAGCCACGAAATCTTTCAGGAGTGGCCTCTTGATCTGGCCGTTCTCTTTAAGCCGAGAGAGCGCATCTACCATTGCCACAAAGGCCCCTGTGATAGCGGTGGTTCGAGTCCCTCCGTCAGCCTGAATCACGTCACAATCGACCAGCACTGTCCGCTCCCCCAATCGCGTCAAATCGATCACCGCCCGTAGCGACCGACCGATGAGGCGCTGGATCTCGAATGTTCGGCCGCTAGCCCTCCCGGTTGCCGATTCCCGAGGTATCCTCGTCTTGGTAGAGCGGGGGAGCATCCCATATTCCGCAGTAACCCACCCCTGCCCGGTTCCACGCAGGAACAGCGGAACCTTTTCCTCTACCGTGGCCGTGCAGAGAACTTTGGTCTCACCAACCTCAATGAGCAGTGACCCTTCAGCATACTTGAGGAAGCCGCGGTCCACCTTTACCGGCCTATTCTCGTCCATCTTCCGACCATCAATCCTCACAGTCTCTCCTTTCGCCTGATCTCCCACCAGCAATCTCAAAAGACGTACTGTGGAGATAAAGCCATTCGTGTATTAACATGTCCTGCCAATGTTGAAATCTCCGCCCCCTCCACAAGGATCTGCACACGCGTGATCTGGACGAAGTTCGAGGCGAGGGTATTCACAATAGAGAAGACGGTGTAGAGTTCCCCTTGAGCGCCTCCAGGCAGACGATCCCGTAACCTCCTATTGAAATCGACGTACGCAGTCCCGGATGAATCAATAAACAGATTGAGAAGCTGGGCATCCCGAGGGACCGTCGGTGCCAGATCACCACCCTTCGGCCCATTTACGAGCTCAGCCAAGGTTCGCTTGGCCTCTTCTGTCGTCGTCGTTCCACCTCCAATCTCTCTGGTCTCCTCGTGGAACGAGTTGCCGTCACTGGTTAAAAAGAAGAGCGCTACGTTTTTTCTCCCATTTTCAAACGTCGGCTTCATCGGCTCTGAGGCGGTACGTTGGACAGCGGGTCTGTTCACCGTGACCGATTCGTTGTTCCAAAGAGCGATCGCACCGACGATCACCACCAGCAAAGCGATGGATACGGTCGCAGTCTTGAGGTTGCGCATTGTTATTTGAGGCTGAAGGCTGAAGACTGAAGGCTGATAGGTGAAGGCACAGACATCGCACCTACCCGTTTTTCATATCTTGCCTTAAACTGGCCGATGCCGGCCAGCAGGGCCTCAGCGATCTGTTGTCGATACGCCTCTTGATTAAGTTTTTGCTCTTCCTGCAGGTTCGTGATAAA comes from the Candidatus Methylomirabilis limnetica genome and includes:
- the rdgB gene encoding RdgB/HAM1 family non-canonical purine NTP pyrophosphatase, giving the protein MQVVLATANVGKLQEIIAILSDLRISFLSLASLHGYIPSVESGVTYAENAAAKAKAAAEFSGYWALADDSGIEVDALGGQPGVHSGRYLCVTATDQERNQRILELLDGMPLQRRGAHFQCGVAVAGPGGELSIFHGSCYGSIAEAPYGNSGFGYDPIFIVPDFGVTMAALPPDVKNGISHRARAIEKTKPLLRRLSLTAA
- the rph gene encoding ribonuclease PH; translated protein: MRIDGRKMDENRPVKVDRGFLKYAEGSLLIEVGETKVLCTATVEEKVPLFLRGTGQGWVTAEYGMLPRSTKTRIPRESATGRASGRTFEIQRLIGRSLRAVIDLTRLGERTVLVDCDVIQADGGTRTTAITGAFVAMVDALSRLKENGQIKRPLLKDFVAGVSVGYVDGELLLDLNYAEDSMAEVDMNVVMTGSGKFVEIQGTAEEVPFDKAQLDQMLHLATQGIDRLVDLQRQLLGSDLNSLKTA
- a CDS encoding GerMN domain-containing protein, encoding MRNLKTATVSIALLVVIVGAIALWNNESVTVNRPAVQRTASEPMKPTFENGRKNVALFFLTSDGNSFHEETREIGGGTTTTEEAKRTLAELVNGPKGGDLAPTVPRDAQLLNLFIDSSGTAYVDFNRRLRDRLPGGAQGELYTVFSIVNTLASNFVQITRVQILVEGAEISTLAGHVNTRMALSPQYVF